One Pseudomonadota bacterium DNA segment encodes these proteins:
- a CDS encoding TVP38/TMEM64 family protein yields IHSFHPYDEFVFISLQILQVIFAPIPGEATGLIGGYLYGPLLGTIYSTIGLTIGSWIAFLLARVFGLPFVEKTVKPEIIKKYDYVMEHQGALISFVLFLIPGFPKDYLCYIMGLSHMTTTTFLVVSTIGRLFGTTLLSVCGSYAHHHQYGALIIAFGVSGIFIILAYLYRERLIKILRRKK; encoded by the coding sequence GATACATTCCTTTCATCCGTACGATGAATTTGTTTTTATTTCATTACAAATCCTCCAGGTGATCTTTGCACCCATTCCAGGTGAAGCGACAGGCCTCATTGGCGGTTACCTCTATGGCCCTCTCCTGGGCACGATCTATTCCACCATCGGTCTCACTATCGGTTCGTGGATTGCCTTTCTCCTTGCCAGGGTATTTGGTCTTCCTTTTGTGGAAAAGACCGTGAAACCTGAGATTATCAAGAAATACGACTATGTCATGGAACATCAGGGGGCTCTTATTTCCTTCGTCCTCTTTCTCATCCCGGGATTCCCAAAGGACTACCTATGCTACATCATGGGGTTGAGTCACATGACAACAACAACATTCCTCGTCGTTTCCACAATCGGCAGGTTGTTTGGGACCACCTTGCTTTCCGTCTGTGGAAGTTACGCCCATCACCACCAGTATGGCGCTCTCATTATTGCTTTCGGTGTGAGCGGTATCTTTATTATACTGGCCTACCTATACCGGGAAAGATTAATAAAAATATTAAGGAGAAAAAAATGA
- a CDS encoding EF-hand domain-containing protein: protein MAKQFESSIMGSQTDSTSAFLALLQSAGLATAGSSTSTTAASNSTTSQKSSTTTDQLFSKIDTNGDGSINKDELAKAGAAIHRHHHHGAHKAGSKSGSASPLNQLFSNIDTNGDGSISKDEMITFFTNLGATTNSSTTVGNKLTATV, encoded by the coding sequence ATGGCGAAACAATTCGAAAGCTCCATAATGGGCTCTCAGACGGACTCGACCTCAGCGTTCCTCGCCTTGCTTCAGAGCGCGGGGTTGGCCACTGCGGGAAGCAGCACTTCAACGACAGCAGCTTCCAATTCTACGACGTCTCAAAAAAGCAGCACAACGACGGACCAGCTCTTCAGCAAAATCGACACAAACGGAGACGGTTCCATAAACAAGGATGAGCTCGCGAAGGCGGGAGCGGCAATCCACCGTCACCACCATCACGGTGCGCACAAAGCGGGCTCGAAAAGCGGCTCTGCGTCTCCTCTGAACCAGCTCTTCAGCAACATCGACACGAACGGAGACGGCTCCATAAGCAAGGATGAGATGATCACGTTTTTTACGAATCTCGGCGCAACGACGAACTCAAGCACGACAGTTGGTAACAAACTGACAGCGACCGTTTAA
- a CDS encoding DUF1566 domain-containing protein: MKKTFGTVAAAMVVFFLIGTFITAEHVTAGETGKGGGRFIAYDNGTVLDTGSGLMWAAKDNGSDINWQDAMSYCQNYQGGGYTDWRMPTLDELAGLYDADKSRPSAYNRDYNIHVATELIDITHFAPWASETSGSTAANFNFYNGKRNWSQKSNDNITRALPVRNTK; this comes from the coding sequence ATGAAAAAGACATTTGGAACGGTGGCAGCTGCAATGGTTGTGTTTTTTTTGATAGGAACTTTTATTACCGCTGAGCATGTCACAGCCGGGGAGACGGGTAAGGGGGGCGGGCGTTTCATCGCCTATGACAACGGGACGGTTCTGGACACTGGGAGCGGGCTAATGTGGGCAGCGAAGGACAACGGGTCGGATATTAACTGGCAAGACGCTATGAGCTATTGTCAAAATTATCAGGGAGGTGGGTACACAGACTGGCGGATGCCGACACTGGATGAACTGGCAGGACTGTACGATGCGGACAAATCCCGTCCGTCAGCATACAATCGTGACTATAACATTCATGTCGCAACGGAGTTGATTGATATTACCCATTTCGCTCCCTGGGCATCGGAAACCAGCGGTTCCACCGCCGCCAACTTCAATTTCTACAATGGCAAGCGGAACTGGAGTCAAAAGTCGAACGACAACATCACCCGGGCACTCCCGGTGCGCAATACCAAATAG
- a CDS encoding putative quinol monooxygenase: MIVINAILQAKSGKEPELENMLKAMVPHVQAEQGALAYVLHRAPKNPGKFLFYEKYRDQAAVDYHMSTPYLQQLFKKFDDLLAEAPIVEIFEEIAAISR, translated from the coding sequence ATGATTGTTATAAATGCCATTTTACAGGCCAAAAGTGGAAAAGAACCTGAATTGGAAAATATGTTAAAAGCCATGGTTCCCCATGTACAAGCTGAGCAAGGAGCGTTGGCGTATGTGCTCCATCGCGCGCCAAAGAATCCTGGTAAATTTTTATTTTACGAAAAATATCGGGATCAAGCGGCGGTTGACTATCACATGTCCACGCCGTATCTTCAGCAGTTGTTCAAGAAGTTTGATGATCTCTTGGCAGAAGCCCCGATCGTGGAAATCTTTGAAGAGATTGCGGCCATCTCCCGTTGA
- the rnr gene encoding ribonuclease R produces the protein MIKQKKVLTLNKENLLKVLKNSKRPVSLKELEKVLQISKSERRAIRVLIKDLLKEGAVIMLKSGMYGIPHEMNLQSGTLWCTRSGNGFLISEKEGEKDIFIPSGSIKNAFHGDKVIARIEHTVRGKKEGKIIKVIERKTKNITGYAKQLKNIWYVVSEDGKVPHHFIIENPAYKQIAEGSLVASQILKYPEDGKDPTCKIVKVFGGLNDVKSITQFVAFKYNLPQRFKKTVETEINEVRLSDEAGHDRVDLRALKHVTIDGEFAKDFDDAVFIEKTKDGYELYVSIADVSHYVLPGTVLDTEAYERGTSTYFPGTVVPMLPKILSNVICSLNPNEERLAMTAKMTFSKDGTLTRTSFCKSLIKSAMRLTYAKVEKALIHKDKKTRNDLKAVITELELMKALAEILAEKRNRRGSLDFDLPEPEVILDIEGGVKGIIRSERLFAHRIIEEFMIAANEAVAQYLFKNKIPAIYRIHEHPDREKLIDFERLLQNLPVDHKKVNGTTGYLQSLLKSVSGSQYEFLINKTLLKSMKQAKYSASNKGHFGLASDCYLHFTSPIRRYPDLVCHRALKLALANYAKGDKGGLFPEQELDRMAIHLSERERVAMEAERELEDRIKVFFMKDKLGEVYEGIVSHITSFGFFVELLDFFVEGLVLLSELHDDYYIFQEDKFRLMGRRTKKTYRIGDKVKVKVALADVEQNRLHFSLVKDSRSRTARS, from the coding sequence ATGATAAAACAAAAAAAAGTCCTTACCCTCAATAAAGAAAATCTTCTGAAAGTTTTAAAAAACTCGAAAAGACCGGTCAGTCTGAAGGAACTGGAAAAGGTTCTTCAGATAAGTAAGTCCGAACGAAGGGCAATAAGAGTGCTGATAAAGGATTTGCTTAAAGAGGGTGCCGTTATAATGCTCAAAAGCGGGATGTACGGAATACCCCACGAGATGAATCTCCAGTCAGGAACATTATGGTGCACACGAAGCGGGAATGGATTTTTAATTTCCGAGAAAGAGGGAGAGAAAGACATATTTATCCCGTCAGGATCGATAAAAAATGCCTTCCACGGCGATAAAGTCATCGCGCGGATAGAACATACCGTAAGAGGGAAAAAAGAAGGAAAGATAATAAAAGTTATCGAGAGAAAGACAAAAAATATCACAGGGTATGCAAAACAGTTAAAAAATATCTGGTATGTTGTTTCTGAAGATGGAAAGGTTCCGCATCATTTCATCATAGAGAATCCGGCATATAAGCAAATAGCCGAGGGTAGCCTCGTTGCCTCCCAGATTTTGAAGTATCCTGAAGATGGGAAAGACCCTACCTGTAAAATTGTTAAGGTCTTTGGGGGGCTTAATGATGTAAAATCCATCACCCAGTTTGTGGCATTTAAATACAATCTTCCGCAGAGGTTTAAGAAAACAGTTGAAACCGAAATAAATGAAGTAAGGCTCTCAGATGAGGCCGGTCATGACAGGGTTGATCTGCGTGCACTCAAACACGTCACAATTGACGGCGAATTTGCAAAAGATTTTGATGATGCCGTATTCATAGAAAAAACAAAGGATGGCTACGAACTGTATGTTTCCATAGCGGATGTTTCCCACTATGTGCTTCCCGGCACTGTCCTCGACACAGAGGCATACGAGAGGGGCACAAGCACCTATTTTCCGGGGACAGTCGTCCCCATGCTCCCGAAGATACTGTCAAACGTCATATGCAGCCTGAACCCCAATGAAGAAAGGCTTGCCATGACAGCAAAAATGACATTCTCAAAAGATGGAACATTAACCCGGACATCCTTTTGTAAATCGCTCATAAAAAGCGCCATGAGGCTCACATACGCTAAAGTTGAAAAGGCGCTCATACATAAAGACAAAAAAACAAGGAACGACCTGAAGGCTGTTATAACCGAATTAGAGCTCATGAAAGCGCTTGCAGAGATATTGGCAGAAAAAAGAAACCGGAGAGGCAGTCTTGATTTTGACTTGCCTGAACCGGAGGTCATACTGGACATCGAAGGCGGGGTGAAAGGCATTATCAGGTCAGAGAGACTCTTCGCCCACAGGATTATCGAGGAATTCATGATTGCAGCAAATGAGGCGGTAGCACAATATCTGTTTAAAAACAAGATCCCCGCAATCTACAGAATACATGAACATCCTGACCGCGAGAAACTGATAGACTTTGAAAGGCTTTTGCAGAACCTTCCTGTAGATCACAAGAAAGTCAACGGGACTACCGGATACCTTCAATCACTTTTAAAAAGCGTGAGTGGCTCACAATATGAATTCCTGATAAATAAGACCCTTCTCAAGTCCATGAAGCAGGCAAAATATTCGGCCTCAAATAAAGGCCATTTCGGGCTGGCATCAGATTGCTATCTACACTTTACATCACCCATAAGGAGATACCCTGACCTCGTATGTCACAGGGCGCTCAAACTTGCACTTGCCAATTATGCAAAGGGAGATAAAGGCGGACTGTTTCCTGAACAGGAGCTTGACCGCATGGCAATACACCTCTCAGAGCGTGAAAGGGTCGCCATGGAAGCTGAAAGAGAGTTGGAAGACAGGATCAAGGTGTTTTTCATGAAAGATAAGCTAGGTGAGGTATATGAAGGGATTGTTTCACATATCACCTCTTTTGGCTTTTTTGTGGAGCTTCTTGATTTTTTCGTGGAAGGGCTGGTTCTCCTCAGCGAACTTCATGATGATTATTACATCTTCCAGGAAGATAAATTCAGGCTCATGGGGAGAAGAACGAAAAAGACATACCGCATCGGCGATAAAGTGAAAGTCAAAGTCGCACTCGCTGACGTAGAACAAAACCGTCTCCACTTCAGCCTTGTCAAAGACAGCCGCTCAAGAACCGCAAGATCATAG
- the epmA gene encoding EF-P lysine aminoacylase EpmA: MNRKLFKSDITEVLNARHELLRAIRDFFYSRDYIEVETPNLMKTVPPDPHIDPLEVFIEDKGPFYLHTSPELHMKKLLQCGAERIFQICKVYRVEEFEEVHNVEFTMLEWYRRGTYEDAIEEVAELVEHVTGMKKPYKVYDLERLIADRTGINPFQYDRDEFYKALKGKGFAGIDEKDTWNDLFFKLFIQEVEPELNQNRPYFIKDWPMSISTMAKRKNVNKVERFELYMNGLEVANGYTELLDPVEQRARFINDNEERERLGKKTFEIDENFIEALLPLEGSYTGVSLGIDRLLMVLMGKKTINEVLVVRNW, translated from the coding sequence ATGAACAGAAAGTTGTTTAAGAGCGATATAACAGAGGTTTTAAATGCCCGGCATGAGTTGCTGAGAGCCATCCGGGATTTTTTTTATTCCCGCGACTATATTGAGGTTGAAACACCTAACCTCATGAAAACTGTGCCGCCAGATCCCCACATTGACCCGCTGGAGGTGTTTATAGAAGATAAAGGACCGTTTTACCTCCATACATCTCCCGAGTTACACATGAAGAAACTCCTGCAATGCGGGGCTGAGCGTATATTCCAGATATGCAAGGTTTACAGGGTGGAAGAGTTTGAAGAAGTGCATAACGTCGAATTTACCATGCTCGAATGGTACAGAAGGGGAACATACGAAGATGCCATAGAAGAAGTTGCTGAACTTGTTGAGCATGTGACGGGAATGAAAAAACCTTATAAGGTCTATGATTTAGAGCGTCTGATTGCAGACCGGACAGGGATTAACCCTTTTCAATATGACAGGGATGAATTTTACAAAGCGCTTAAAGGGAAAGGGTTTGCGGGTATTGACGAAAAAGATACCTGGAATGACCTTTTTTTCAAGCTTTTCATCCAGGAAGTCGAACCTGAGCTGAATCAAAACAGACCCTATTTCATAAAGGACTGGCCGATGTCTATATCAACTATGGCAAAAAGGAAAAATGTAAATAAAGTTGAGCGCTTCGAGCTGTATATGAATGGCCTGGAAGTAGCGAACGGGTACACGGAACTCCTGGATCCCGTTGAGCAGAGAGCAAGGTTTATCAACGATAACGAAGAGAGAGAAAGGCTTGGCAAAAAGACATTTGAGATTGATGAGAATTTCATTGAGGCGTTATTGCCTTTAGAAGGCTCATATACCGGCGTTTCCCTCGGTATTGACAGGCTGCTCATGGTTCTCATGGGTAAAAAGACGATAAACGAAGTTTTGGTAGTGCGAAACTGGTAG
- a CDS encoding YdcF family protein — protein MFILKKIITFSILPPGIFIVLLLLGAIFLKKRLKLLIVSLAILLYVFSIEPTKDLFLLPLENAFKPPPVNTVKTYEAYVVLGGGVYDNAPDIDGKGIPGEDALGRVVCAFRLFQLSKKPIIFSGGNIGERIAESEVAKRLFLSLGVNESYILPEGRSKDTFENAGYVKELAEQHKITKIVLITNAYHMKRSKMLFDKHFKEVLPFPTGYKTSRMKYDVFSYLPNAGNTAVISLAIKEYLGIMFYKFTL, from the coding sequence ATGTTTATTTTAAAAAAGATAATCACATTTTCAATCCTGCCGCCGGGCATATTCATTGTATTACTCCTACTGGGAGCAATATTTCTAAAAAAAAGACTCAAACTGCTCATAGTGTCTCTGGCAATCCTGTTATATGTCTTCAGCATTGAGCCTACAAAAGATCTGTTTTTACTGCCTCTTGAAAACGCTTTTAAGCCTCCTCCTGTCAACACAGTAAAAACATATGAAGCCTATGTAGTGCTCGGCGGAGGCGTCTATGACAATGCGCCTGACATTGATGGAAAAGGTATTCCTGGTGAAGATGCACTGGGAAGAGTCGTATGTGCATTCAGGCTCTTTCAATTATCCAAAAAACCTATCATTTTTTCAGGGGGAAACATCGGTGAAAGAATAGCTGAATCAGAAGTAGCGAAAAGGCTGTTCTTATCATTGGGGGTTAACGAAAGTTATATATTACCTGAAGGCAGGAGCAAAGACACTTTTGAAAATGCCGGATACGTTAAAGAATTAGCCGAACAACACAAGATTACAAAAATAGTTCTCATAACGAATGCCTATCATATGAAAAGGTCAAAAATGCTCTTTGACAAGCATTTCAAGGAAGTATTGCCCTTCCCTACCGGTTATAAGACATCAAGAATGAAATATGATGTCTTCAGCTATCTGCCAAATGCAGGCAATACAGCCGTTATATCGCTTGCAATAAAAGAATATCTGGGGATAATGTTCTACAAGTTTACACTCTGA
- a CDS encoding patatin-like phospholipase family protein, protein MKKTKDKSKKMSCFFVFFVACVFLFSCQTTPQVVPRVQEKREPKIALVLGGGSAKGFAHVGVIRALEQEKIPIHMIVGTSVGSLIGGIYASNPDSFQLEWIAFKIDKNDVLDLSIIYSKLGPAQGTKLETFVDQTVKVKKIEDTKIPFYPIATDLNTGETIILEKGSLSRAIRASSAIPGIFVPVTFGNRLLVDGGVTNSIPCDIARNKGADIVIAVNLLKDIKDYNINSVVDIIGQSVNIVMHQSNKTKLQYADVIIEPDTKGVSIFDFTQKKVLMEEGIKAAKAAIPKIKELIAKYRQR, encoded by the coding sequence GTGAAAAAGACAAAAGATAAAAGTAAAAAGATGTCCTGTTTTTTCGTTTTCTTTGTAGCCTGCGTGTTCCTTTTTTCCTGTCAGACAACGCCACAGGTGGTACCCAGGGTTCAGGAAAAACGGGAACCGAAAATTGCACTCGTTCTTGGCGGAGGGTCGGCAAAGGGGTTCGCCCATGTAGGCGTAATCAGGGCGCTGGAACAGGAAAAAATACCCATCCATATGATTGTCGGCACCAGCGTGGGAAGTCTGATTGGCGGTATCTACGCCTCAAATCCGGATAGTTTCCAGCTTGAGTGGATTGCCTTTAAAATTGATAAAAACGACGTCCTCGATCTTTCAATCATCTATTCCAAACTCGGGCCTGCACAGGGTACAAAGCTTGAAACCTTTGTTGACCAGACAGTTAAAGTAAAGAAAATTGAGGATACAAAAATACCCTTCTACCCTATTGCTACAGATTTAAATACAGGCGAAACAATCATCCTGGAAAAGGGTTCTCTTTCAAGGGCAATCAGGGCCTCATCTGCTATCCCGGGCATCTTCGTCCCCGTTACATTCGGAAACAGATTGCTCGTTGACGGCGGGGTAACAAACAGCATTCCCTGCGACATTGCACGAAATAAGGGGGCAGACATCGTCATCGCCGTCAACCTCCTTAAAGACATCAAAGATTACAACATCAATTCAGTGGTAGATATTATCGGGCAGTCGGTGAACATCGTGATGCATCAGAGCAATAAAACAAAGCTCCAATATGCAGATGTCATAATCGAACCGGATACAAAAGGCGTTTCGATCTTTGATTTTACACAGAAAAAGGTGCTCATGGAAGAAGGGATAAAGGCTGCAAAGGCAGCGATACCAAAGATTAAAGAGCTGATTGCAAAGTACCGACAGAGATGA